One genomic segment of Methylorubrum populi includes these proteins:
- a CDS encoding DsbA family protein: MNRRTLLALLSAAALAPALLSLAPPVEDAFAQGVDPNAILNDPEAPVSGNPKGDLTIVAFLDYNCPFCKKSHPDLERLVKSDGRIRLVHKDWPILGDASVYGAQLALAAKYQGRYDEVHKALMAIPGRKIPKERMLEAVSASGVDMARLEADRSAHASEIAALLQRNLDQADSLGLQGTPVYLIGPLKVAAALDYDGFKQAVAQARAKGRS; the protein is encoded by the coding sequence ATGAACCGCAGGACCCTGCTCGCCCTACTGTCGGCTGCCGCCCTGGCGCCGGCCCTGCTGTCGCTGGCGCCGCCCGTCGAGGACGCGTTCGCGCAAGGCGTCGATCCGAACGCCATCCTCAACGACCCCGAGGCGCCGGTCTCGGGCAACCCGAAGGGCGACCTGACCATCGTCGCCTTCCTCGATTACAACTGCCCCTTCTGCAAGAAGTCTCACCCGGACCTGGAGCGGCTGGTGAAGTCGGACGGGCGCATCCGCCTCGTCCACAAGGACTGGCCGATCCTGGGCGACGCCTCCGTCTACGGCGCACAGCTCGCGCTCGCGGCGAAGTACCAGGGCCGCTACGACGAGGTGCACAAGGCGCTCATGGCCATCCCGGGCCGCAAGATTCCGAAGGAGCGGATGCTGGAGGCCGTGTCCGCCTCGGGCGTCGACATGGCCCGGTTGGAGGCTGACCGGAGCGCCCATGCGAGCGAGATCGCCGCGCTGCTCCAGCGCAACCTCGACCAAGCCGATTCCCTCGGCCTGCAAGGCACGCCGGTTTACCTCATCGGCCCGCTGAAGGTGGCCGCCGCCCTCGACTACGACGGCTTCAAGCAGGCTGTCGCCCAGGCCCGCGCCAAGGGCCGCTCGTGA
- a CDS encoding c-type cytochrome has translation MSKRVPGAWVWAVGAASLGLIVLVGQRPPRAEGTSGGQAEQTRRPDPAGTAAEHFQPPPESAIPDDPFGTMVRMGRDIFQDTGTHARGFVGNDLRCSNCHLDGGRLPGSAPLWAAYENYPAYRAKNRHVNTFAERLQDCFRYSMNGKAPPLGDPVLVALESYAFFLARGARTGLSPPGRGYPKLARPASLDIAHGRDVYATKCALCHGAGGEGQATTDGHTVSPPLWGARSYNWGAGMSSVANAAGFIKANMPLGQGNTLSDEEAWSVAAFIDSRERPQDPRFEGSVAETRKAHHDDPFDFYGRTVDGVPLGQNAPPFGTVPP, from the coding sequence ATGAGCAAGCGTGTTCCGGGAGCGTGGGTGTGGGCCGTCGGAGCGGCCTCGCTCGGCCTCATCGTGCTCGTCGGGCAAAGGCCTCCCAGGGCCGAGGGGACGAGCGGTGGCCAAGCGGAACAGACGCGCCGACCCGACCCAGCCGGAACCGCTGCGGAGCACTTCCAGCCCCCACCGGAGAGCGCCATCCCGGACGACCCGTTCGGGACGATGGTCCGGATGGGCAGGGACATCTTCCAGGACACCGGGACGCACGCCCGCGGGTTCGTCGGCAACGACTTGCGCTGCTCGAACTGCCACCTCGACGGCGGCAGGCTCCCCGGCTCGGCGCCGCTCTGGGCCGCTTACGAGAACTATCCGGCCTATCGCGCCAAGAACCGGCACGTGAACACCTTCGCGGAGCGGCTGCAGGACTGCTTCCGCTACAGCATGAACGGCAAGGCCCCGCCGCTCGGCGATCCGGTGTTGGTCGCGCTGGAGAGCTACGCCTTCTTCCTGGCACGGGGAGCGCGGACCGGCCTGAGCCCGCCAGGCCGGGGGTACCCCAAGCTGGCGCGGCCCGCCTCGCTCGACATCGCGCACGGGCGGGACGTCTATGCCACCAAATGCGCCCTGTGCCACGGTGCGGGCGGGGAAGGCCAGGCGACCACGGATGGACATACCGTGTCCCCGCCACTCTGGGGGGCGCGGTCCTACAACTGGGGAGCCGGCATGAGCTCGGTCGCCAACGCCGCCGGTTTCATCAAGGCGAACATGCCGCTCGGCCAGGGCAACACCCTGTCGGACGAGGAGGCTTGGTCCGTCGCGGCCTTCATCGACAGCCGCGAACGGCCGCAGGATCCACGCTTCGAGGGCTCGGTCGCCGAGACGCGGAAGGCGCACCACGACGACCCGTTCGACTTCTATGGCCGGACCGTCGACGGGGTCCCCCTCGGCCAGAACGCACCGCCCTTCGGCACCGTGCCGCCGTGA
- a CDS encoding L,D-transpeptidase, producing the protein MRRTLHLPALIALASALGACTVSVGAPAPSAQVRPAIGPEALRRYAAVTDEPFPVEAVAPRDIKARNVRQMVHYPTKEPPGTLVIDPYGRFLYLVMEGGKAMRYGVGVGKAGLEFTGEATVARKASWPRWTPTSDMIRRDPKRYGPWAGGMAGGDRNPLGARALYLFEDGKDTLYRIHGTTEPWSIGEAVSSGCIRMLNQDVIDLHRRVPIGTRVVVLGPGGGAAHAARRGPTEVTGSVGARPGRAQPPGDGLDHATLAGLSADAVEDRGRIGRRRATEDASDDVPGR; encoded by the coding sequence ATGCGGCGGACCCTGCACTTGCCGGCGCTGATCGCGCTCGCCTCGGCACTCGGCGCCTGCACGGTCTCGGTGGGGGCGCCGGCCCCGAGCGCGCAGGTCCGGCCGGCCATCGGTCCCGAAGCCCTACGCCGGTACGCGGCCGTCACGGACGAGCCGTTCCCGGTGGAGGCGGTCGCGCCGCGCGACATCAAGGCCCGCAACGTCCGCCAGATGGTCCACTACCCGACGAAGGAGCCGCCCGGCACCCTCGTGATCGACCCCTACGGGCGCTTCCTCTACCTCGTCATGGAGGGCGGCAAGGCGATGCGCTACGGGGTCGGCGTCGGCAAGGCCGGACTGGAATTCACCGGCGAGGCGACGGTGGCCCGCAAGGCATCCTGGCCGCGCTGGACGCCGACGTCCGACATGATCCGGCGCGACCCCAAGCGCTACGGACCTTGGGCCGGCGGCATGGCGGGCGGCGACAGGAACCCGCTCGGCGCGCGCGCCCTCTACCTGTTCGAGGACGGCAAGGACACGCTCTACCGCATCCACGGCACCACGGAGCCCTGGAGCATCGGCGAGGCGGTCTCCTCGGGGTGCATCCGCATGCTGAACCAGGACGTGATCGACCTGCACCGGCGCGTCCCGATCGGTACGCGCGTCGTGGTTCTGGGGCCCGGGGGCGGCGCCGCGCACGCCGCGCGTCGCGGCCCCACGGAGGTCACCGGGAGCGTAGGCGCACGGCCCGGACGGGCGCAGCCGCCGGGGGACGGCCTCGATCACGCGACCCTCGCAGGCTTGTCCGCCGATGCGGTGGAGGACCGAGGGCGGATCGGGAGGAGGCGGGCGACGGAAGACGCCTCCGACGACGTGCCGGGGCGATGA
- a CDS encoding methyl-accepting chemotaxis protein yields MLQKLTIRTKLFASYGLLTLFVIGIGVLGVRSASAINALLIESQARDLRKTQTIGEINDWAGRITISLFRYTLNGRDPQIVEQTDVEMQQRRNEIDRLIRLYEKFPKSDTEARVFASFKKNWVTYIASIPPLLELAREGDIERARKMIDSIVTVHRKRALDDAKQLYTFAKDSAAKAGGAAAETYEWVRNLVVGASVLAVFASVFLGILIVWSIGRDCAGIIIPMQALAAGDLSAEVMGRGRRTEFGTIADAVQVFKEAMIRMRALEAETVQARLAAEEQRKVGMREMADAFERAVGGIIGMVSSSATELQATAQTMTATATETASQSTIVAVAAEEAASNVSTVAAAAEELGASVQEIGRQVAGSADLAQAAVAEADQTATLVHELTTTVANIGEVVAMISGIASQTNLLALNATIEAARAGEAGRGFAVVAAEVKALADQTAQATDEIGRQIGQVQGATGHAVSAIGGIGGRIREISTLAASIAAAVEQQGAATQEIVRNVGQAATGTGEVTSNIAGVAGAAEETGTAAAQVLASAGELSRQSEHLSAEVARFLQTVRAA; encoded by the coding sequence ATGCTGCAAAAGTTGACCATCCGCACAAAGCTGTTTGCCTCCTACGGTCTGCTCACTCTTTTCGTGATTGGGATTGGCGTTCTCGGCGTAAGAAGTGCTTCCGCGATCAATGCTCTTCTGATTGAAAGTCAAGCCAGGGATCTTCGCAAAACACAGACGATTGGCGAGATCAACGATTGGGCCGGACGGATTACTATCAGTTTGTTCCGTTATACTTTGAATGGCCGCGACCCACAGATCGTAGAGCAAACTGATGTCGAAATGCAACAGCGGCGTAATGAAATAGATCGGCTGATCAGATTATACGAAAAATTCCCGAAATCCGATACAGAGGCGCGAGTGTTCGCAAGCTTCAAAAAGAATTGGGTGACTTACATCGCGTCGATCCCGCCACTGCTAGAGCTGGCGCGCGAGGGGGACATCGAGCGAGCTCGTAAGATGATCGACTCGATTGTCACCGTGCACCGGAAGCGTGCCCTCGACGATGCCAAGCAACTCTACACCTTCGCCAAAGACTCCGCCGCCAAGGCCGGAGGCGCGGCGGCTGAGACTTACGAATGGGTGCGCAACCTCGTTGTGGGTGCCTCCGTCCTCGCCGTATTCGCATCCGTGTTTCTCGGCATCCTTATCGTCTGGAGTATCGGACGTGATTGCGCTGGGATCATCATCCCGATGCAGGCGCTGGCCGCTGGTGACCTCTCTGCCGAGGTGATGGGGCGGGGGCGCCGGACCGAGTTCGGCACGATCGCCGACGCAGTGCAGGTGTTCAAGGAAGCCATGATCCGCATGCGGGCGCTGGAGGCGGAGACCGTCCAGGCACGACTCGCGGCCGAAGAGCAGCGCAAGGTCGGCATGCGCGAGATGGCCGATGCCTTCGAGCGCGCGGTCGGTGGCATCATCGGCATGGTCTCGTCGTCGGCCACGGAGTTGCAGGCCACGGCGCAAACCATGACGGCCACCGCGACCGAAACGGCGAGCCAGTCCACGATCGTGGCTGTGGCGGCGGAGGAAGCGGCCTCGAACGTCAGCACGGTCGCCGCCGCCGCCGAGGAGCTCGGCGCCTCCGTGCAGGAGATCGGGCGTCAGGTCGCCGGGTCGGCCGACTTGGCGCAGGCCGCTGTGGCAGAGGCGGACCAGACCGCCACGCTGGTGCACGAACTCACCACGACGGTCGCCAATATCGGCGAAGTGGTGGCGATGATCTCGGGCATCGCCTCGCAGACCAACTTGCTCGCACTCAACGCCACCATTGAGGCCGCGCGCGCCGGTGAGGCGGGGCGCGGGTTCGCGGTCGTGGCAGCCGAAGTCAAGGCGCTTGCCGACCAGACCGCGCAGGCGACGGATGAGATCGGCCGCCAGATCGGGCAGGTGCAGGGGGCGACGGGTCATGCCGTCTCCGCCATCGGCGGCATCGGGGGGCGCATCCGCGAGATTAGCACCCTGGCCGCCTCCATTGCGGCGGCGGTGGAGCAGCAGGGGGCCGCGACGCAGGAGATCGTGCGCAACGTCGGGCAGGCGGCGACCGGCACCGGCGAGGTCACGAGCAACATCGCGGGCGTGGCAGGAGCGGCGGAGGAGACGGGGACGGCGGCCGCACAGGTGCTCGCCTCGGCAGGTGAACTCTCCCGCCAATCGGAGCATCTCTCGGCCGAGGTCGCGCGCTTCCTCCAGACAGTGCGCGCCGCCTAA
- a CDS encoding DsrE family protein, which translates to MLLSRRGVSGIAALMAGLVATRAATAAEAGAKTHRVAMQVSTNDAGVFDLALNNAVNLAREYGEAAEEVEVEIVAYGPGLHMVRADTSPAKARVKSVMESVPGIVISACGNTITAMEHAEGRKVELLPDVGVVRAGAVRLVALQEAGWSYLRV; encoded by the coding sequence ATGTTGCTGTCGCGCAGGGGTGTGTCGGGCATCGCGGCGCTGATGGCCGGCCTCGTGGCCACCCGGGCCGCGACGGCCGCGGAGGCCGGCGCGAAGACGCACCGGGTCGCGATGCAGGTCAGCACGAACGATGCCGGCGTGTTCGATCTCGCCCTCAACAACGCCGTGAACCTCGCCCGCGAGTACGGCGAGGCCGCGGAGGAGGTCGAGGTGGAGATCGTCGCTTACGGGCCGGGCCTGCACATGGTCCGGGCCGACACCTCCCCGGCGAAGGCTCGGGTCAAGTCCGTGATGGAGAGCGTCCCGGGCATCGTGATCTCCGCCTGCGGCAACACCATCACGGCCATGGAACACGCCGAGGGGCGCAAGGTGGAACTGCTGCCGGACGTGGGCGTGGTCCGCGCCGGCGCCGTCCGGCTCGTCGCGCTGCAGGAGGCCGGGTGGAGCTACCTTCGCGTCTGA
- a CDS encoding MBL fold metallo-hydrolase: MRDGTVETASDGTLSSSLGFMLPEAPRAEVDALFRAVGEPAEAGPIPTNASLVRVGDEVILIDAGSGNSFQPTAGKLAETLEAAGVSREAVTRVVFTHAHPDHLWGAVDDFDDSERFPNARYVVPAAEWDFWTRDDVETKVPDWLKGSAIGSRRTLKRLEAKMERRKPGETVAPGLTYVATPGHTPGHASVLVEAGREQVLIGGDALSHAVISFRRPAWAFGSDLDRDLAIRTRLALLDRLANERVTLVGFHLPGSGVGRVERSGDAYRFVPA, encoded by the coding sequence TCCTCCCTCGGCTTCATGCTGCCCGAAGCGCCGCGCGCGGAGGTCGACGCGCTGTTCAGGGCCGTGGGGGAACCAGCCGAAGCCGGCCCGATCCCGACGAATGCGTCCCTCGTGCGCGTCGGCGACGAGGTCATCCTGATCGACGCGGGCTCGGGGAACTCCTTCCAGCCGACGGCGGGAAAGCTCGCGGAGACCTTGGAAGCGGCCGGCGTCTCGCGCGAGGCGGTCACCCGGGTCGTGTTCACGCACGCGCACCCCGACCACCTCTGGGGCGCCGTCGACGACTTCGACGACAGCGAGCGATTCCCCAACGCCCGCTACGTCGTGCCGGCCGCGGAGTGGGACTTCTGGACGCGCGACGACGTCGAGACGAAGGTGCCGGACTGGTTGAAGGGATCGGCCATCGGCTCCCGGCGCACGCTCAAGCGCCTCGAAGCCAAGATGGAGCGCCGCAAGCCCGGTGAGACGGTCGCGCCCGGCCTCACCTACGTTGCGACGCCCGGGCACACGCCAGGGCACGCCTCCGTCCTCGTCGAGGCGGGACGCGAGCAGGTCCTGATCGGAGGGGACGCCCTCAGCCACGCCGTGATCTCCTTCCGCCGACCTGCCTGGGCGTTCGGGAGCGACCTCGACCGCGACCTGGCGATCCGCACCCGCCTCGCCTTGCTCGACCGATTGGCGAACGAGCGCGTCACGCTCGTCGGCTTCCATCTACCGGGCTCGGGCGTCGGGCGTGTCGAGCGGTCCGGGGATGCCTACCGCTTCGTGCCCGCGTGA
- a CDS encoding substrate-binding domain-containing protein encodes MPRLSLPPVLSCLALLAAPPAGADPRRDADRTFPPWQGGANAPAHDKGLEFTVHEADNLADFHGDLTNARLILYVGGNSFFAMAPLVAAFEARHPELAGRIYYETIPPGLLVRQMRAGGRVTVGNMTWTAKPDAYLAGLGAVERLVREGDLVGPAVPYVTNQLAIMMPKGNPAKVTGLADLARPGLRLAMPNPEFEGVARQIKSALRKAGGEALVRTVYETKVAEGTTALTRMHHRQTPVWLMQGRADAGVTWRSEAMFQAEANLPTERVDIPADQNETGAYAGAAVKDAAHPAEARVWLDFLRGAEARAIFSRYGFEPYHADGTPDRN; translated from the coding sequence ATGCCTCGCCTCTCGCTTCCCCCCGTCCTGTCCTGCCTCGCCCTGCTCGCCGCCCCTCCGGCCGGCGCGGATCCGCGGCGCGACGCCGACCGTACCTTCCCGCCCTGGCAGGGTGGCGCCAACGCCCCGGCGCACGACAAGGGCCTGGAGTTCACGGTCCACGAGGCGGACAACCTCGCGGACTTCCACGGCGACCTGACGAACGCCCGCCTGATCCTCTACGTCGGCGGCAACTCCTTCTTCGCGATGGCCCCGCTGGTCGCGGCCTTCGAGGCGCGGCACCCGGAACTCGCCGGCCGGATCTACTACGAGACCATCCCGCCGGGCCTGCTCGTCAGGCAGATGCGGGCCGGCGGGCGCGTCACGGTGGGCAACATGACCTGGACCGCGAAGCCGGACGCCTACCTCGCCGGGCTCGGGGCGGTCGAGCGGCTCGTCCGCGAGGGCGACCTGGTCGGGCCTGCGGTTCCCTACGTGACGAACCAGTTGGCGATCATGATGCCCAAGGGCAATCCCGCGAAGGTCACCGGGCTCGCCGACCTGGCACGGCCGGGACTGAGGCTGGCGATGCCGAACCCCGAATTCGAAGGCGTCGCGCGGCAGATCAAGTCCGCCCTCCGGAAGGCCGGCGGCGAGGCGCTCGTCAGGACCGTCTACGAGACGAAGGTGGCCGAGGGCACGACCGCCCTCACGCGGATGCATCACCGGCAGACCCCGGTGTGGCTGATGCAGGGTCGTGCGGACGCCGGCGTCACCTGGCGCTCGGAGGCCATGTTCCAGGCCGAGGCGAACCTGCCGACGGAGCGCGTCGACATCCCCGCCGACCAGAACGAGACCGGAGCCTACGCCGGCGCCGCCGTGAAGGATGCGGCCCATCCCGCGGAAGCGCGTGTCTGGCTGGACTTCCTGCGTGGCGCGGAAGCGCGCGCGATCTTCTCGCGCTACGGCTTCGAGCCCTACCACGCCGACGGCACCCCGGACCGGAACTAG
- a CDS encoding DsrE family protein translates to MTILSRLGPAVLLILGMCVGAAFAAGEAPSGYYTPQKVVYHNDGAPPDNDAYFKRLLGNIRNHVEALGKDKVEIRVVDHGDGLVLFQMAKDDRDLAGRIDALKGMGVRFLICNNTLTERKIDWHGLYGVKEDDIVPSGVAELARLQGMGFTYIHP, encoded by the coding sequence ATGACGATCCTGTCCCGCCTTGGCCCGGCCGTCCTGCTCATCCTGGGAATGTGCGTCGGGGCCGCCTTCGCGGCCGGCGAGGCCCCGTCCGGCTACTACACGCCGCAGAAGGTGGTCTACCACAACGACGGCGCGCCGCCGGACAACGACGCTTATTTCAAGCGGTTGCTCGGCAACATCCGCAACCACGTCGAGGCGCTTGGCAAGGACAAGGTCGAGATCCGCGTGGTCGACCACGGCGACGGTCTCGTCCTGTTCCAGATGGCGAAGGACGACCGGGACCTCGCCGGGCGCATCGACGCCCTCAAGGGCATGGGGGTGCGCTTCCTGATCTGCAACAACACCCTGACGGAGCGGAAGATCGACTGGCACGGACTCTACGGCGTCAAGGAGGACGACATCGTGCCGAGCGGCGTCGCCGAGTTGGCACGGCTCCAGGGCATGGGTTTCACCTACATCCACCCGTAG